The Daucus carota subsp. sativus chromosome 9, DH1 v3.0, whole genome shotgun sequence genome window below encodes:
- the LOC108203071 gene encoding probable protein phosphatase 2C 10 isoform X2, which yields MDKLCCFGSQASGGNSTHGAGKGKGSQGPIKFGYNLVKGKASHPMEDYHVAKFVQHQGHELGLFAIYDGHLGDSVPAYLQKHLFHNIIKEEEFWTDPGRSISKAYERTDQAILSHNPDLGRGGSTAVTAILINGQILWVANVGDSRAVLSRRGQAIQMSVDHEPNTERGSIENKGGFVSNMPGDVARVNGQLAVSRAFGDKNLKNHLRSDPDVTNANIDGDTDLLVLASDGVWKNHTSKSL from the exons ATGGATAAATTGTGTTGCTTTGGTTCTCAG GCTTCAGGAGGCAATTCTACGCATGGAGCTGGCAAGGGAAAAGGCAGTCAGGGACCTATTAAGTTTGGGTATAACCTGGTAAAAGGGAAAGCAAGTCATCCCATGGAGGATTATCATGTAGCTAAATTTGTTCAGCACCAGGGACATGAGCTCGGACTTTTTGCGATTTATGATGGGCATCTCGGAGATAGTGTTCCTGCATATCTGCAAAAGCACTTGtttcataatataataaaggag GAAGAGTTTTGGACTGATCCAGGCAGGTCAATTTCGAAGGCTTATGAAAGAACAGATCAGGCTATTCTATCCCACAATCCAGACTTGGGAAGAGGTGGGTCAACTGCGGTGACTGCAATTCTTATAAATGGTCAAATTCTCTGGGTAGCCAATGTTGGAGATTCACGAGCAGTTCTTTCCAGGAGAGGGCAAGCAATACAGATGAGTGTCGATCATGAGCCTAATACAGAGCGTGGAAGCATTGAAAACAAAGGTGGCTTTGTCTCAAACATGCCAG GGGATGTTGCAAGAGTGAATGGTCAGTTGGCTGTTTCCCGTGCTTTTGGAGACAAGAACTTAAAAAACCATCTGCGGTCTGATCCTGATGTAACCAATGCTAATATTGACGGGGATACAGATCTTCTGGTCCTCGCAAGTGACGGTGTGTGGAAG AATCATACTTCCAAATCTTTGTAA
- the LOC108203071 gene encoding probable protein phosphatase 2C 10 isoform X1, with amino-acid sequence MDKLCCFGSQASGGNSTHGAGKGKGSQGPIKFGYNLVKGKASHPMEDYHVAKFVQHQGHELGLFAIYDGHLGDSVPAYLQKHLFHNIIKEEEFWTDPGRSISKAYERTDQAILSHNPDLGRGGSTAVTAILINGQILWVANVGDSRAVLSRRGQAIQMSVDHEPNTERGSIENKGGFVSNMPGDVARVNGQLAVSRAFGDKNLKNHLRSDPDVTNANIDGDTDLLVLASDGVWKVMSNQEAVDIAIKIKNPQKAAKQLSLEALYRESKDDISCIVVRFKG; translated from the exons ATGGATAAATTGTGTTGCTTTGGTTCTCAG GCTTCAGGAGGCAATTCTACGCATGGAGCTGGCAAGGGAAAAGGCAGTCAGGGACCTATTAAGTTTGGGTATAACCTGGTAAAAGGGAAAGCAAGTCATCCCATGGAGGATTATCATGTAGCTAAATTTGTTCAGCACCAGGGACATGAGCTCGGACTTTTTGCGATTTATGATGGGCATCTCGGAGATAGTGTTCCTGCATATCTGCAAAAGCACTTGtttcataatataataaaggag GAAGAGTTTTGGACTGATCCAGGCAGGTCAATTTCGAAGGCTTATGAAAGAACAGATCAGGCTATTCTATCCCACAATCCAGACTTGGGAAGAGGTGGGTCAACTGCGGTGACTGCAATTCTTATAAATGGTCAAATTCTCTGGGTAGCCAATGTTGGAGATTCACGAGCAGTTCTTTCCAGGAGAGGGCAAGCAATACAGATGAGTGTCGATCATGAGCCTAATACAGAGCGTGGAAGCATTGAAAACAAAGGTGGCTTTGTCTCAAACATGCCAG GGGATGTTGCAAGAGTGAATGGTCAGTTGGCTGTTTCCCGTGCTTTTGGAGACAAGAACTTAAAAAACCATCTGCGGTCTGATCCTGATGTAACCAATGCTAATATTGACGGGGATACAGATCTTCTGGTCCTCGCAAGTGACGGTGTGTGGAAG GTAATGTCTAATCAAGAGGCTGTTGACATTGCTATAAAGATTAAGAACCCACAGAAAGCAGCAAAACAGCTATCACTTGAAGCATTGTATAGAGAAAGTAAAGATGACATATCTTGCATTGTCGTTCGGTTCAAGGGTTGA